A single Elephas maximus indicus isolate mEleMax1 chromosome 2, mEleMax1 primary haplotype, whole genome shotgun sequence DNA region contains:
- the MARCOL gene encoding MARCO-like protein, protein MEAFILFSFMFLAMFSVSSTQIQKASIFKLEDSPGLSVILQKKNEDNYQEGKKESNKQGDSNTQGKQGAFNMQGKPEYSKQPDKLGNSNQQGRPGVFNQRGIPEAWIPQGNAGESNQKGNSEKSNDQEKSGSSSQQGKPGSSSQQEKPGSLSQQEKPGSLSQQEKPGSSSQQEKPGSSSHQGNPGSSSQQEKPGSSSQQEKPGSSNQQEKPGSSSQQGKPGSSSQQGNPGLSSQQEKPGSSSQQGKPGSSSHQQGKPESCSQQGKLGSSSQQGNPGLSSQQEKPGSSSQQGKPGSSSQQGKSRSLCNPEERKNIGTSLNGNIMETQTDSTNSKNPTGNTKCQSTYKPVCGSDGKTYGNLRVFNEAKRKGTWDFCNCCYYDDS, encoded by the exons ATGGAGgcttttattctcttttccttcatgTTCCTGGCTATGTTCTCAG TGTcttcaacccagattcagaaaGCAAGCATTTTCAAACTAGAAGATAGCCCAGGACTTTCAGTtattctacagaaaaaaaatgaagataactatcaagaaggaaaaaaggaatctAACAAACAAGGAGACAGTAACACACAAGGAAAACAAGGGGCATTCAATATGCAAGGAAAACCAGAGTATTCTAAGCAGCCAGATAAATTAGGAAATTCTAATCAGCAAGGGAGGCCAGGAGTTTTCAACCAACGTGGGATTCCAGAAGCTTGGATTCCGCAAGGAAATGCAGGAGAATCTAACCAAAAAGGGAATTCAGAAAAGTCTAATGACCAAG AGAAGTCAGGGTCATCAAGCCAGCAAGGGAAGCCAGGGTCATCAAGCCAGCAAGAGAAACCAGGGTCATTGAGCCAGCAAGAGAAGCCAGGGTCATTGAGCCAGCAAGAGAAGCCAGGGTCATCGAGCCAGCAAGAAAAGCCAGGGTCTTCTAGTCATCAAGGGAATCCAGGGTCATCAAGCCAGCAAGAGAAGCCAGGGTCATCAAGCCAGCAAGAGAAGCCAGGGTCATCAAACCAGCAAGAGAAGCCAGGGTCATCAAGCCAGCAAGGGAAGCCAGGGTCTTCTAGTCAGCAAGGGAATCCAGGGTTATCAAGCCAGCAAGAGAAGCCAGGGTCATCAAGCCAGCAAGGGAAGCCAGGGTCATCGAGCCA TCAGCAAGGGAAGCCAGAGTCTTGTAGTCAGCAAGGGAAGCTAGGGTCTTCTAGTCAGCAAGGGAATCCAGGGTTATCAAGCCAGCAAGAGAAGCCAGGGTCATCAAGCCAGCAAGGGAAGCCAGGGTCATCAAGCCAGCAAGGGAAATCGAGGTCTCTTTGTaatccagaagaaaggaaaaatataggCACCTCTTTGAATGGCAATATAATGGAGACTCAG ACTGACAGCACCAACAGCAAGAACCCAACTGGAAATACAAAATGCCAGTCTACCTACAAACCAGTTTGTGGTTCTGACGGCAAAACCTATGGAAACCTCCGTGTTTTTAATGAAGCAAAGAGGAAGGGCACTTGGGACTTTTGCAATTGTTGTTACTATGATGATTCATag